The proteins below are encoded in one region of Cellvibrio zantedeschiae:
- a CDS encoding DnaT-like ssDNA-binding domain-containing protein, with amino-acid sequence MSSSLIPERPLLVSPSLAATIGLEEACMLSLLSDMAAYRPLVARDNHDWLDLDETLITRAMPFWSAQDIQRISKNLRDQGIILLASAPFTESGKLTIAFNDGERTRKPIENTRPLPIINMGGGANLIAPNWQPDQELLRQVAQHNIPEDFVRQQVPEFITYWRERGETSHSWGAKFLKDVLHKWRNHQTQMARHARENNEEFLNREKDIAMHMSWRPSKDALEVLVKHANISYAFVEDAIPEFVLYWQERGEVGRTWNSKFIQHVKRQWVRYSSALENDTEPKRIPENWQPSNEVFDVLRLAEIKIDFAQKQVAEFVLFWRESNQLYASWNTKFLQHVKYHWAKQHALTTTAQPPFTQQGNYHAGQQPNHSASSTRDRSLVQDLTDRSWAQ; translated from the coding sequence ATGAGTTCATCCCTTATCCCTGAACGCCCGCTGCTGGTTTCACCTTCGCTGGCAGCGACTATTGGCCTTGAAGAGGCTTGCATGCTCTCGCTTTTGAGCGATATGGCGGCTTATCGCCCGCTGGTGGCGCGGGACAACCACGACTGGCTGGATTTGGATGAAACACTGATTACGCGGGCTATGCCCTTTTGGTCGGCGCAGGATATCCAGCGCATTAGCAAAAACCTGCGCGACCAGGGGATTATTTTGCTGGCCTCTGCGCCTTTTACCGAAAGCGGCAAGCTGACCATTGCATTTAACGATGGCGAGCGTACGCGCAAGCCGATTGAGAACACACGCCCATTGCCGATTATTAACATGGGCGGCGGTGCTAATTTAATTGCTCCCAACTGGCAGCCGGATCAGGAGCTTTTACGCCAGGTTGCACAGCACAATATTCCCGAAGATTTTGTTCGCCAGCAGGTGCCGGAATTTATTACTTACTGGCGCGAGCGCGGTGAGACCAGCCATTCCTGGGGCGCAAAGTTTTTAAAAGATGTATTGCACAAATGGCGCAATCATCAAACGCAAATGGCGCGCCATGCGCGTGAAAACAACGAAGAGTTTTTAAATCGCGAAAAAGATATTGCGATGCATATGAGCTGGCGCCCAAGCAAAGATGCGCTTGAAGTTTTGGTGAAGCACGCCAATATCAGCTATGCCTTTGTGGAAGATGCGATTCCAGAATTTGTGTTGTATTGGCAGGAACGCGGTGAAGTGGGCCGCACCTGGAACAGCAAATTTATTCAGCATGTAAAGCGCCAGTGGGTGCGCTATTCATCCGCACTTGAAAATGATACCGAACCCAAACGTATTCCGGAAAATTGGCAGCCGAGCAACGAAGTTTTTGATGTGCTCCGCCTCGCCGAAATCAAAATAGATTTCGCGCAAAAACAAGTGGCCGAATTTGTTTTATTTTGGCGCGAGAGCAACCAGCTTTACGCATCCTGGAATACCAAATTTTTGCAGCACGTAAAATATCACTGGGCCAAGCAACACGCTTTGACCACTACAGCACAGCCCCCTTTTACACAACAGGGTAATTACCATGCGGGACAGCAACCCAATCATTCAGCAAGTAGCACAAGAGATCGAAGCCTTGTCCAAGACCTCACCGACCGCAGCTGGGCACAGTGA
- a CDS encoding FAD-binding protein, whose amino-acid sequence MPTYKISPLKKIFKIIRVTFKLLLAFLVITAIVTTLVVYNCGDEDFKFDFNDKLVGNVTQLNSVRVGHEISPTTEQEIISAITDTSGPISIGGGRYSQGGQVAYPDSLHIDMRKFNKVLAFDKDKKQITVQTGIRWRDIQDYIDPYNLSIRIMQTYSNFTVGGSLSVNVHGRYVGEGPLIKSVDQIKIVLADGSLKTASPTENSELFYGAIGGYGGIGVIVEATLNLADNIRVERTSDVMDITEYKKFFFDNVRDNQAAVFTNGDIYPPNYERVRSVTWIKTDKSLTDEQRIRPRDAEYYWGPKIVDFMADYDAGKWMRQHILEPVYYLSTPVVWRNNEASYDVRELEPASRKETTYGLREYFVPVEKFDEFVPKMRAIFQKHEADIINVSIRHAHQDPGALLAWAKTEVFAFVVYYRQGTSREDQEKVKLWSKEMIDAAVSVNGSYYLPYQVYESRAQFAAAYPHAQDYFALKQRLDPNFRFRNQLWAKLYPDDDLQFDKDNVKQYFRGEEQTFLTIPEWYLVFNPVEYANYLTADKAPSRFPFWESISEYWRLYDRVRKVTEDIYPENSQYITMLRVIGISTTIEYMYKGLYEKTIGTFTAWTAGGELTPEDKIITQAQLAYSKLIYDEAWYKFDFFPWIKKIWADTDFFGKNFIRKLERKLFFSLEFAIKTGYAKIIGYAATSSYEQSDGFIYMTAKGAGDVQSPAKILEQKGDAYLLAVPRWGVFTAVLPDLVEQGFIFQDISGNTRIVLSYIGSGDTNGLKDAKLLFASPLVSNPQQQRVYVYAAVSNLKHAMQELKAKGFSLEHIYDY is encoded by the coding sequence ATGCCAACTTACAAAATCTCTCCGCTTAAAAAAATATTTAAGATCATTCGTGTTACTTTCAAGCTGCTATTGGCGTTTTTAGTTATTACCGCAATCGTAACCACCCTAGTGGTATATAACTGTGGTGACGAGGATTTTAAATTCGATTTTAACGATAAGCTTGTCGGTAATGTGACACAGCTAAATTCAGTGCGTGTAGGTCACGAAATATCGCCCACGACAGAGCAAGAAATTATTTCTGCTATTACGGATACATCGGGTCCGATTTCAATTGGCGGCGGCCGCTACAGTCAAGGTGGGCAGGTTGCTTATCCTGATAGCCTGCATATAGATATGCGCAAGTTCAACAAAGTCTTGGCGTTTGATAAAGATAAAAAACAAATCACAGTACAAACCGGAATTCGCTGGCGTGATATTCAGGATTATATAGATCCTTACAATCTTTCCATTCGAATTATGCAGACCTATTCAAATTTTACGGTTGGTGGGTCACTTAGCGTTAACGTGCATGGCCGCTATGTGGGCGAAGGTCCTTTAATCAAATCTGTTGATCAGATAAAAATAGTGCTTGCGGATGGCAGCCTAAAAACAGCTTCGCCCACCGAAAATTCAGAACTGTTTTATGGCGCAATTGGTGGGTATGGTGGCATAGGTGTAATTGTCGAAGCTACCTTAAATCTTGCAGATAATATTCGTGTGGAACGTACATCAGATGTCATGGATATTACAGAATATAAAAAATTCTTTTTTGATAATGTTCGCGATAATCAAGCGGCTGTATTTACCAATGGCGATATATATCCGCCGAACTATGAACGTGTTCGCTCGGTAACCTGGATTAAAACCGACAAATCCCTAACTGATGAGCAGAGAATCAGGCCGCGTGATGCTGAATATTATTGGGGGCCTAAAATTGTTGATTTTATGGCGGATTACGACGCGGGAAAATGGATGCGTCAGCATATCCTCGAACCTGTTTATTATCTTTCCACACCGGTTGTTTGGCGAAACAATGAGGCTAGTTACGATGTTCGCGAGCTGGAACCTGCGAGCCGTAAAGAAACCACCTATGGCTTGCGCGAATATTTTGTTCCTGTAGAAAAATTTGATGAATTTGTGCCAAAGATGCGCGCCATTTTCCAAAAACACGAAGCAGATATTATTAACGTTTCAATTCGTCACGCACATCAAGATCCGGGCGCCTTATTAGCTTGGGCTAAAACTGAAGTTTTTGCATTCGTGGTTTATTATCGTCAAGGGACAAGCCGCGAAGATCAGGAAAAAGTAAAGCTCTGGTCTAAAGAAATGATTGATGCTGCTGTATCCGTTAATGGCTCTTATTATCTACCATATCAAGTTTATGAAAGCCGAGCGCAATTTGCAGCGGCTTATCCGCATGCTCAAGATTACTTTGCGCTTAAACAAAGGCTTGACCCCAATTTCCGTTTTCGCAACCAGCTTTGGGCCAAGTTGTATCCAGATGATGACCTGCAATTTGATAAAGACAATGTGAAGCAATACTTCCGTGGTGAAGAGCAAACATTCTTGACTATTCCGGAATGGTATTTGGTCTTTAATCCAGTGGAGTACGCAAATTATTTAACGGCAGATAAAGCACCTAGCCGCTTCCCATTTTGGGAGTCCATCAGTGAATATTGGCGTTTATATGATCGTGTCCGAAAAGTCACCGAAGATATATATCCAGAAAATTCCCAATATATAACTATGTTGCGTGTTATAGGTATCAGCACGACCATAGAATACATGTATAAAGGTCTTTACGAAAAAACCATAGGTACTTTTACCGCTTGGACTGCAGGTGGCGAATTAACACCAGAAGATAAAATTATCACTCAAGCACAACTTGCTTACAGCAAGCTTATTTACGATGAAGCTTGGTATAAATTTGATTTCTTTCCGTGGATAAAAAAGATTTGGGCTGATACAGATTTCTTCGGGAAAAACTTTATCCGCAAACTTGAGCGAAAATTGTTCTTTAGTTTGGAATTTGCTATCAAAACGGGCTATGCAAAAATAATTGGGTACGCAGCTACATCCAGCTATGAGCAAAGCGATGGTTTTATCTACATGACCGCCAAAGGCGCTGGAGATGTCCAATCTCCAGCAAAAATACTGGAACAAAAAGGTGATGCTTATTTGTTGGCAGTACCGCGTTGGGGGGTATTTACTGCAGTACTTCCTGACTTGGTTGAACAGGGTTTTATCTTTCAGGATATCTCTGGCAATACGCGCATAGTGTTGTCGTATATCGGTAGTGGAGATACTAATGGATTAAAAGATGCAAAATTGCTGTTTGCATCA